A single Oncorhynchus mykiss isolate Arlee chromosome 22, USDA_OmykA_1.1, whole genome shotgun sequence DNA region contains:
- the LOC110501828 gene encoding gamma-crystallin M3-like isoform X2, protein MTTTGMNMGRATFYEDRNFQGRSYECSSDCPDISSYMSRCQSCRVQSGCFMVYERPNYMGNQYFMKRGEYSDYQSMMGMSDGIRSCRMIPMHRGNYKMRIYERENFGGQMHEMMDDCDSIQERYRMSDCQSCNVMDGHWLMYEQPHFRGRQMYMRPGEYRSFREMGMSGMKFMSIRRITDMC, encoded by the exons ATGACCACCACCGGCATGAACATGGGAAGA GCCACCTTCTACGAGGACAGAAACTTCCAGGGCCGCTCTTATGAGTGCAGCTCCGACTGCCCCGACATTTCCTCCTACATGAGCAGGTGCCAATCCTGCAGGGTCCAGAGTGGATGCTTCATGGTGTACGAGCGCCCCAACTACATGGGAAACCAGTACTTCATGAAGAGGGGAGAGTACTCTGACTACCAGAGTATGATGGGAATGAGCGATGGTATCAGGTCCTGCCGCATGATCCCCATG CACCGTGGAAACTACAAGATGAGGATCTATGAGAGGGAGAACTTCGGAGGTCAGATGCACGAGATGATGGACGACTGTGACTCCATCCAGGAGCGTTACCGTATGTCAGACTGCCAGTCCTGCAACGTGATGGACGGCCACTGGCTGATGTACGAGCAGCCCCACTTCAGAGGCAGGCAGATGTACATGAGGCCTGGAGAGTACAGGAGCTTCAGAGAGATGGGCATGAGTGGCATGAAGTTTATGAGCATAAGGCGTATCACTGATATGTGCTAG
- the LOC110501828 gene encoding gamma-crystallin M3-like isoform X1 codes for MMILFYFQATFYEDRNFQGRSYECSSDCPDISSYMSRCQSCRVQSGCFMVYERPNYMGNQYFMKRGEYSDYQSMMGMSDGIRSCRMIPMHRGNYKMRIYERENFGGQMHEMMDDCDSIQERYRMSDCQSCNVMDGHWLMYEQPHFRGRQMYMRPGEYRSFREMGMSGMKFMSIRRITDMC; via the exons GCCACCTTCTACGAGGACAGAAACTTCCAGGGCCGCTCTTATGAGTGCAGCTCCGACTGCCCCGACATTTCCTCCTACATGAGCAGGTGCCAATCCTGCAGGGTCCAGAGTGGATGCTTCATGGTGTACGAGCGCCCCAACTACATGGGAAACCAGTACTTCATGAAGAGGGGAGAGTACTCTGACTACCAGAGTATGATGGGAATGAGCGATGGTATCAGGTCCTGCCGCATGATCCCCATG CACCGTGGAAACTACAAGATGAGGATCTATGAGAGGGAGAACTTCGGAGGTCAGATGCACGAGATGATGGACGACTGTGACTCCATCCAGGAGCGTTACCGTATGTCAGACTGCCAGTCCTGCAACGTGATGGACGGCCACTGGCTGATGTACGAGCAGCCCCACTTCAGAGGCAGGCAGATGTACATGAGGCCTGGAGAGTACAGGAGCTTCAGAGAGATGGGCATGAGTGGCATGAAGTTTATGAGCATAAGGCGTATCACTGATATGTGCTAG